One Deinococcus reticulitermitis genomic region harbors:
- a CDS encoding Hsp20/alpha crystallin family protein has protein sequence MMRFDPFREIEELTQRMDRAFSSGGAQSSRLAPPVDVHEDEQGLELTLDLPGVQPDGIQIEAENQTLTVQAERKYARSEGRTAHRVERAYGTFTRTFSVPSKYDLTKVEADFDHGTLTLRVPRSEAAQKRAISVRSGGQVAGSKTLDAGQEQAQPEANPSAETAQSE, from the coding sequence ATGATGCGATTTGACCCTTTCCGCGAAATCGAGGAACTCACCCAGCGCATGGACCGCGCCTTCAGCTCCGGCGGCGCCCAGAGCAGCCGGCTCGCGCCCCCCGTGGACGTGCACGAGGACGAGCAGGGCCTGGAACTGACCCTCGACCTCCCCGGCGTGCAGCCGGACGGCATCCAGATCGAGGCCGAGAACCAGACGCTGACCGTGCAGGCCGAGCGCAAATACGCCCGCAGCGAGGGCCGCACCGCGCACCGGGTCGAGCGGGCCTACGGCACCTTTACCCGCACCTTCAGCGTGCCGTCCAAGTACGACCTGACGAAGGTGGAGGCCGACTTCGACCACGGCACCCTCACCCTGCGCGTGCCGCGCTCCGAAGCCGCCCAGAAGCGCGCGATCAGCGTCCGCAGCGGCGGGCAGGTGGCAGGGTCCAAGACGCTCGACGCCGGTCAGGAGCAGGCTCAGCCGGAAGCAAACCCGAGCGCCGAGACCGCCCAGAGCGAATAA
- a CDS encoding histidine phosphatase family protein, with protein sequence MGRVTSLPPSPTRLILVRHGQTAHNRERRVQGHIDAPLDETGHAQAARLARHLRAEGVRAPRLLASDLARARATAEALHAELGGTLNLHPELREIFMGRWEGELYDELAVRDAELHARFWSGDPDCLAPDGENARVVGERVHALLEREWPQPGETVIVVSHGIAISALLARLLGLDYQQEFQTRRFLHLNTAYSVLDVDPDTREIQASRLALSPHLELV encoded by the coding sequence ATGGGGCGCGTGACCTCCCTCCCCCCTTCGCCCACCCGCCTGATCCTCGTGCGCCACGGCCAGACCGCCCACAACCGCGAGCGGCGCGTCCAGGGCCATATAGATGCCCCGCTCGACGAGACCGGACACGCGCAGGCCGCCCGCCTCGCCCGGCACCTGCGCGCCGAGGGGGTGCGCGCGCCGCGCCTGCTCGCCAGCGACCTCGCCCGCGCCCGCGCCACCGCCGAGGCGCTGCACGCGGAACTCGGCGGAACGCTGAACTTGCACCCCGAGCTGCGCGAGATCTTCATGGGCCGCTGGGAGGGCGAACTCTACGACGAACTCGCCGTGCGGGACGCCGAACTGCACGCCCGTTTCTGGTCCGGTGACCCCGACTGCCTCGCCCCGGACGGCGAGAATGCGCGCGTGGTGGGCGAGCGCGTCCACGCCCTGCTGGAGCGCGAGTGGCCCCAGCCCGGCGAGACAGTGATTGTCGTGTCGCACGGCATCGCGATTTCGGCGCTGCTCGCGCGGCTGCTCGGGCTCGACTACCAGCAGGAATTCCAGACCCGGCGCTTTCTCCACCTCAACACCGCCTATTCGGTGCTCGACGTGGACCCGGACACCCGCGAAATCCAGGCGTCGCGGCTCGCCCTGTCACCCCATCTCGAACTCGTCTAA
- a CDS encoding DUF305 domain-containing protein — MNAEMSARAERLRFLGLGGLLLALLATGMLALSRPVPGPPVAGSPEVTFTTMMISHHAQAVEMAERVRPRSSQRTLRSLALDIALSQREQLRTMHGWLTLWGQPEGPPPTPEHARMMGMATPAELASLQTLPVPEAERTFLRLMIRHHQGALEMVRPVLGPGIHPEVARLARQIAATQRGEIQTMEALLARLGGTEPSPPEPLPGEPVPSEHRH; from the coding sequence ATGAACGCGGAGATGAGCGCGCGGGCTGAGCGGCTGCGCTTCCTCGGGCTGGGAGGGCTGCTGCTGGCCCTGCTGGCCACAGGAATGCTCGCTCTGTCGCGGCCTGTGCCCGGCCCACCGGTGGCGGGAAGCCCGGAAGTCACCTTCACCACCATGATGATTTCGCACCACGCACAGGCAGTGGAGATGGCCGAGCGTGTGCGCCCGCGTTCATCTCAGCGCACGCTGCGCTCGCTCGCCCTCGACATCGCACTCTCGCAGCGGGAGCAACTGCGGACCATGCACGGCTGGCTCACCCTCTGGGGCCAGCCGGAGGGACCGCCGCCCACCCCTGAGCACGCCCGCATGATGGGGATGGCGACGCCCGCCGAACTTGCCTCGCTGCAAACCCTCCCCGTGCCCGAAGCCGAGCGCACCTTCCTGCGCCTGATGATCCGCCACCACCAGGGCGCGCTGGAGATGGTGCGCCCGGTCCTAGGCCCCGGCATTCATCCGGAAGTCGCGCGCCTCGCCCGGCAGATCGCGGCCACCCAGCGCGGCGAGATCCAGACGATGGAGGCGCTGCTCGCGCGGTTGGGAGGCACGGAACCGAGCCCGCCGGAACCTCTTCCCGGCGAACCCGTCCCCAGCGAACACCGTCACTGA
- a CDS encoding rhodanese-related sulfurtransferase: MSLPAAFPAPIASPTPYVVAALYQFLPLSDPAGLRDELKALGTWVGLCGTLIVAGEGLNGTVAGSRAGIDELRAFLLGAGFTGLEYKESEAAHRPFGRFKVRLKREIVTLGVPVEPREAVGTYLDPDAWNALLDDPEVIVIDTRNRYEVKAGTFRGALNPEIESFREFPAWADEQLRGAEGKKVAMFCTGGIRCEKSTSLLLGRGFTDVYHLRGGILRYLEQVPEHESRWEGECFVFDGRVTVGHGLREGTAVTCHSCGWPLDGAERQHPLYEEGVSCPHCFHHTTPAQKAAFRDRQHHYDAQAARHERGDERAG; the protein is encoded by the coding sequence GTGTCCCTGCCCGCCGCATTTCCCGCCCCCATCGCTTCCCCCACTCCGTACGTGGTCGCCGCCCTCTACCAGTTCCTTCCCCTCAGCGACCCGGCGGGACTGCGCGATGAACTCAAAGCCCTCGGCACCTGGGTCGGCCTGTGCGGCACGCTGATCGTGGCGGGCGAGGGCCTCAACGGCACGGTGGCCGGCAGCCGCGCGGGAATAGACGAACTGCGCGCCTTTCTCCTCGGCGCGGGCTTCACCGGCCTGGAATATAAGGAGTCGGAGGCGGCGCACCGACCTTTCGGGCGCTTCAAGGTGCGGCTCAAGCGCGAGATCGTGACCCTCGGCGTGCCGGTGGAGCCGCGTGAGGCAGTGGGCACCTACCTCGACCCCGACGCGTGGAATGCGCTGCTGGACGACCCGGAAGTGATCGTCATAGACACCCGCAACCGCTACGAGGTGAAGGCCGGCACCTTCCGGGGTGCCCTGAATCCTGAGATCGAGTCTTTCCGCGAGTTTCCCGCCTGGGCCGACGAGCAGTTGCGCGGCGCCGAGGGCAAGAAGGTGGCGATGTTCTGCACCGGCGGCATCCGCTGCGAAAAGAGCACCAGCCTGCTACTTGGGCGCGGCTTCACCGACGTGTACCACCTGCGCGGCGGCATCCTGCGCTACCTCGAACAGGTGCCGGAGCATGAGAGCCGCTGGGAGGGCGAGTGCTTCGTGTTCGACGGTCGGGTGACGGTGGGCCACGGATTGCGGGAGGGCACGGCGGTGACCTGCCACTCCTGCGGCTGGCCGCTGGACGGGGCCGAGCGCCAACATCCCCTGTACGAGGAGGGCGTGAGCTGCCCGCACTGCTTCCACCACACGACGCCGGCGCAGAAGGCGGCCTTCCGCGACCGCCAGCACCACTACGACGCGCAGGCGGCCCGGCATGAACGCGGAGATGAGCGCGCGGGCTGA
- a CDS encoding quinate 5-dehydrogenase, with protein sequence MSDLLSGWQPAPAGFKHVVSVSLGNSKRDAREEITLLGQPFVLERLGTDGDVGKAAELFRALDGRVNAFGLGGADLYVIADGRRYTFANVRKLVSNARITPVLDGSGLKNTLERNAISQLDPLLEWRTRRVLMVSAVDRFGMAEALAEHGADVVYGDLIFGLNLDRPIRNITTLRRVARLALPAITKLPQDWFYPTGDKQETSVEGKGTRYYAWADVIAGDTHYAKRYAPRDLRGKTILTQTITPADREWMRERGAARLITTTPRIGSRNFATNVLEAFFVALSGRQEALSEGEYLDYVRQVGFRPEITELGGG encoded by the coding sequence ATGAGCGATCTTCTGAGCGGCTGGCAGCCTGCTCCCGCCGGCTTTAAACACGTGGTCAGCGTCAGTCTGGGCAACAGCAAGCGCGACGCCCGCGAGGAAATCACGCTGCTCGGTCAGCCGTTCGTTCTCGAACGCCTCGGCACCGACGGCGACGTCGGCAAGGCCGCTGAACTGTTCCGGGCACTCGATGGCCGCGTGAACGCCTTTGGGCTCGGCGGCGCCGACCTCTACGTGATCGCGGACGGGCGGCGCTACACCTTCGCCAATGTCCGCAAGCTCGTGTCCAACGCCCGGATCACCCCGGTCCTCGACGGCTCGGGGCTGAAAAACACCCTCGAGAGAAACGCCATCTCGCAACTCGACCCCCTGCTGGAGTGGCGTACCCGGCGCGTCCTCATGGTCTCGGCCGTCGACCGCTTCGGCATGGCCGAGGCCCTCGCCGAGCACGGCGCCGACGTGGTGTACGGCGACCTGATCTTCGGCCTGAACCTCGACCGGCCCATCCGCAACATCACCACCCTGCGCCGCGTCGCCCGGCTCGCGCTGCCGGCGATCACCAAGCTGCCGCAGGACTGGTTTTACCCCACCGGGGACAAGCAGGAAACGAGCGTCGAGGGCAAGGGCACGCGCTACTACGCCTGGGCCGACGTGATCGCTGGCGACACCCACTACGCCAAGCGTTACGCCCCGCGTGACCTGCGCGGCAAGACCATCCTGACCCAGACGATCACGCCCGCCGACCGCGAATGGATGCGCGAGCGCGGCGCCGCGCGCCTGATCACGACCACCCCACGCATCGGCAGCCGCAACTTCGCCACCAACGTCCTCGAAGCCTTTTTCGTCGCGCTCAGTGGGCGCCAGGAAGCGCTGAGTGAGGGGGAGTACCTCGACTACGTGCGGCAGGTGGGCTTCCGGCCCGAAATCACCGAGCTGGGAGGGGGGTAA
- a CDS encoding SLC13 family permease gives MDPVTILLILFMAALILFATEWLPIDVTALLLLTALLLLGLLTPKEAFAGFGSDTALTLASLFVLTRVLLRAGVIEWIGQSLARRARNATGLLRAMLGTVAGVSAFTSNTATTAVFLPVVAGVSRRAGIPVSRALMPLAFSSILGGTVTVIGTSTNLVVSGALPAAGERPLGFFELAWVGLPTALIGLLYLFFIAPRLLPAREVQLEETLRAYLADLTVAPGSSLIGQSLRESGLGRDHGLTVVAVRRGEETTYAPGPDFVIREGDTLGVEGPTARILAGKTMLGVVSRSEQKMLQEGAGAARPGSVRLVEAVILPGSSLLGRTLREGRFRERYGLSVLALHRREKTTERLGRLRLRVGDVLLIQGSAEKIAGLGEHFAVLGDLTEKHPDLRKAPLALLLFLGAVGLGAFGVLPLGVAVVSAVALSLALRLITPEEAYTSVEWPVIVLVACMLAFGTAFEDTGAARVLTGAISGVLEPLGPLGLLAALFFVTVALTQPMSNQAAALVMLPLAIGTAKTLGYDPRPFVIGITIAASNSFITPLEPSCMLVYGPGHYTFMDFVRVGTGLTLVTFLVALLIIPVVWPF, from the coding sequence ATGGACCCTGTCACCATCCTCCTGATTCTGTTCATGGCGGCGCTGATTCTCTTTGCCACCGAGTGGCTGCCGATCGACGTGACCGCGCTGCTGCTGCTCACCGCGCTGCTGCTGCTCGGGCTGCTGACCCCGAAGGAAGCGTTCGCCGGCTTCGGCAGCGACACCGCCCTCACGCTGGCCAGCCTCTTTGTCCTGACGCGGGTGCTGCTGCGCGCCGGGGTGATCGAGTGGATCGGGCAAAGTCTCGCGCGCCGGGCCAGGAACGCGACCGGGCTGCTGCGGGCGATGCTCGGCACGGTGGCGGGGGTCAGCGCCTTCACTTCCAACACGGCGACCACGGCCGTGTTTTTGCCGGTGGTGGCGGGGGTTTCGCGCCGCGCCGGGATTCCCGTGAGCCGCGCGCTGATGCCGCTCGCGTTCTCCAGCATCCTCGGCGGCACCGTGACCGTGATCGGCACGAGCACCAACCTCGTCGTGTCGGGGGCGCTGCCGGCGGCGGGAGAGCGGCCGCTGGGCTTTTTCGAGCTCGCCTGGGTGGGGCTTCCCACTGCGCTGATCGGGCTGCTCTATCTCTTTTTCATCGCGCCCCGGCTGCTCCCGGCCCGCGAGGTGCAGCTCGAAGAGACGCTGCGCGCCTATCTCGCAGACCTGACGGTGGCGCCCGGCAGCTCCCTGATCGGCCAGAGCCTGCGCGAGTCGGGGCTGGGGCGCGACCACGGCCTGACGGTGGTCGCGGTGCGCCGGGGGGAAGAGACGACCTACGCGCCCGGCCCCGATTTCGTGATCCGGGAGGGCGATACCCTCGGGGTCGAGGGGCCGACCGCGCGCATCCTGGCCGGCAAGACCATGCTCGGGGTGGTCAGCCGCAGCGAGCAGAAGATGCTTCAGGAAGGCGCGGGGGCAGCCCGTCCCGGCTCGGTGCGGCTGGTGGAGGCGGTGATTTTGCCCGGCTCGTCGCTGCTCGGGCGCACCCTGCGTGAGGGGCGTTTCCGCGAGCGCTACGGCCTGAGCGTGCTCGCGTTGCACCGCCGCGAGAAGACCACCGAGCGCCTCGGGCGGCTGCGGCTGCGGGTGGGCGACGTGCTGCTGATCCAGGGCAGCGCCGAGAAGATCGCGGGTCTCGGTGAGCACTTCGCCGTGCTCGGTGACCTCACCGAGAAGCACCCGGACCTCCGGAAAGCGCCGCTCGCACTGCTGCTCTTTCTGGGGGCGGTGGGCCTCGGCGCCTTCGGCGTGCTGCCGCTCGGCGTCGCGGTCGTCTCGGCGGTCGCCCTGAGCCTCGCGCTGCGGCTGATCACCCCGGAGGAGGCCTACACGAGCGTCGAGTGGCCGGTGATCGTGCTCGTGGCGTGCATGCTCGCCTTCGGCACGGCGTTTGAGGACACCGGCGCCGCCCGGGTCCTGACCGGAGCGATCTCGGGTGTCCTCGAACCGCTCGGCCCCCTGGGGCTCCTCGCGGCCCTTTTCTTCGTGACCGTGGCCCTCACCCAGCCGATGAGCAACCAGGCCGCCGCCCTGGTGATGCTGCCGCTCGCCATCGGCACCGCCAAGACGCTCGGCTACGATCCTCGCCCTTTTGTGATTGGCATCACTATTGCGGCGAGCAACTCGTTTATCACACCGTTGGAGCCGTCGTGCATGCTGGTGTACGGCCCCGGCCACTACACCTTCATGGACTTCGTGCGGGTGGGCACCGGGCTGACGCTGGTGACCTTCCTGGTGGCGCTGCTGATCATCCCGGTCGTCTGGCCGTTCTGA
- a CDS encoding [LysW]-lysine hydrolase, with protein MKGARELLVRAVSIPSLSGQEGEVAAALRDWMAAHGFDACIDGAGNAVGVRGGGPLTVALLGHMDTVPGHIPVQVDEAGVLHGRGSVDAKGSLCAFLAAVAALPDSALRAARFVCIGATEEEAPSSRGARHAMREHRPDFVLIGEPSGWEGLTLGYKGRLVARVGVTKDNFHSAGEGGSAADDLTAGWQRVREWAAGFGKAEAGIFDRVQATLQEIGSGGDGLTQRAWATIGLRLPPALAPFEAELAVRQAFEAVGGPEHLELTFSGHETAVRHPKDNALTRALRVAIRGEGGTPTFKVKTGTSDMNVVAELWPVPTAAYGPGDSALDHTPGERLDLAEYDRAVAVLTAALTRLVTGSH; from the coding sequence GTGAAAGGCGCGCGCGAGCTGCTCGTGCGCGCCGTCTCCATTCCTTCGCTCTCCGGCCAGGAGGGAGAGGTCGCGGCGGCGCTGCGCGACTGGATGGCGGCGCACGGCTTTGATGCCTGTATCGACGGGGCCGGGAACGCCGTCGGCGTGCGCGGTGGGGGGCCGCTCACCGTGGCGCTGCTCGGCCATATGGACACGGTGCCTGGCCACATCCCCGTGCAGGTGGACGAGGCCGGTGTGCTGCACGGCCGGGGCAGCGTGGACGCCAAGGGCAGCCTGTGCGCTTTCCTGGCGGCGGTGGCGGCGCTGCCGGACTCGGCGCTGCGGGCGGCACGCTTCGTGTGCATCGGGGCCACGGAAGAGGAGGCGCCGAGCAGCAGGGGCGCGCGGCACGCGATGCGCGAGCACCGCCCCGACTTTGTCCTGATCGGTGAGCCGAGCGGCTGGGAAGGGCTGACCCTCGGCTACAAGGGGCGCCTCGTTGCCCGGGTGGGCGTGACCAAGGACAACTTCCACAGCGCGGGCGAGGGTGGGTCCGCCGCCGACGACCTCACGGCGGGCTGGCAGCGGGTGCGCGAGTGGGCGGCAGGTTTTGGGAAAGCAGAGGCCGGCATCTTCGACCGCGTGCAGGCCACCTTGCAGGAGATCGGCAGTGGCGGCGACGGCCTGACGCAGCGGGCCTGGGCCACCATCGGCCTGCGCCTGCCGCCAGCCCTTGCGCCGTTCGAGGCCGAGCTCGCCGTTCGCCAGGCCTTTGAGGCCGTGGGAGGCCCCGAGCACTTGGAGCTCACCTTCAGCGGCCACGAGACGGCGGTGCGCCACCCCAAGGACAATGCCCTGACCCGTGCGCTGCGGGTGGCGATCCGGGGGGAAGGCGGCACGCCGACCTTCAAGGTCAAGACCGGCACGAGCGACATGAACGTGGTGGCCGAGCTGTGGCCGGTGCCGACCGCCGCGTACGGCCCCGGCGACTCGGCGCTCGACCACACGCCGGGCGAGCGCCTCGACCTCGCCGAATACGACCGCGCGGTGGCGGTGCTCACGGCGGCGCTCACCCGCCTGGTGACCGGGAGCCACTAA
- a CDS encoding aspartate aminotransferase family protein, with amino-acid sequence MIQSPERSLAVPPDGFIRADDVLEGRLSPAEARALDLRHGNEELLHGLDLLGLAGPFFRAGPWELEDERGVRRINACGYAALPFGEMPPVLTEFMTRFLAHNRAMSLPQQSSSPWRAALQTNLVRLLARELPSHADSQVFFCSSGTEAIEGAMKFAKAWRPKARHFISFASGYHGKTYGSLSLTPNPEYQDLFSPLVPGALTSPYGDLEALQKLVRRVGPDSVIAVVVEPIQGEGGVNIPGRGFLRGLGEFCRQHGIVVIADEIQTGLGRTGHWFESAAQGLDPDIVTLAKPLGGGLVAVGATIVRAPMYKRMLGGLSSKRHSNTFGGGALAMAVGLRSLEYLIERDLPTRSRLLGEQGLGQLRALAGRFPGLFQEVRGQGLLLAMQFRPIVGLPLPGALREIVYEGTAILALRELHRAGVMANLSLSSKRVVRLSPALDMPPSIFNEMMDRVERFAQINPTSRHLLTNTPPAITARLAAFAASKPKKRTPSDG; translated from the coding sequence ATGATCCAGTCCCCCGAGCGCTCCCTGGCCGTGCCCCCCGATGGCTTTATCCGCGCCGACGACGTGCTGGAGGGGCGCCTGAGCCCCGCCGAGGCCCGCGCCCTCGACCTTCGGCACGGCAACGAAGAACTGCTCCATGGTCTGGACCTGCTCGGCCTCGCCGGTCCCTTTTTCCGCGCGGGTCCCTGGGAACTCGAAGACGAGCGGGGGGTACGCCGGATCAATGCTTGTGGGTACGCCGCGCTGCCGTTCGGGGAGATGCCGCCGGTGCTGACCGAGTTCATGACCCGTTTCCTCGCGCACAACCGGGCGATGAGCCTGCCGCAGCAGTCGAGTTCGCCCTGGCGCGCGGCGCTCCAGACCAACCTCGTGCGGCTGCTCGCGCGTGAGCTGCCCTCGCACGCCGACTCGCAGGTCTTTTTCTGTTCGAGTGGCACCGAGGCGATCGAGGGCGCGATGAAGTTCGCCAAGGCGTGGCGGCCCAAGGCCAGACACTTCATCTCCTTCGCGAGCGGCTATCACGGCAAGACCTACGGCTCGCTGAGCCTCACGCCCAACCCCGAGTACCAGGATCTGTTCAGCCCGCTCGTGCCGGGGGCGCTGACCTCGCCCTACGGCGACCTCGAGGCGCTGCAAAAGCTCGTGCGGCGGGTCGGCCCCGATTCCGTGATCGCGGTGGTCGTCGAGCCGATCCAGGGCGAAGGCGGCGTCAACATTCCCGGCCGGGGCTTCCTGCGCGGCCTGGGCGAGTTCTGCCGCCAGCACGGCATCGTGGTGATCGCCGACGAGATCCAGACCGGGCTCGGGCGCACCGGGCACTGGTTCGAGTCGGCGGCGCAGGGCCTCGACCCCGATATCGTGACGCTCGCCAAGCCGCTCGGCGGCGGGCTGGTGGCGGTGGGGGCCACCATCGTGCGCGCACCGATGTACAAGCGGATGCTCGGCGGCCTGAGTTCCAAGCGGCACTCGAACACCTTCGGCGGCGGCGCCCTGGCGATGGCGGTGGGGCTGAGGTCGCTCGAATACCTGATCGAGCGCGACCTGCCGACCCGCTCTAGGCTCCTCGGCGAGCAGGGGCTGGGGCAACTGCGCGCCCTGGCGGGGCGGTTTCCGGGGCTCTTTCAGGAGGTGCGCGGCCAGGGGTTGCTGCTCGCCATGCAGTTCCGGCCCATCGTGGGGCTGCCCCTCCCGGGGGCGCTGCGCGAAATTGTCTACGAGGGCACCGCAATCCTCGCGCTGCGCGAGCTGCACCGCGCCGGAGTGATGGCGAACCTCAGCCTGAGCAGCAAACGCGTGGTGCGGCTCTCGCCGGCGCTGGACATGCCGCCCAGCATCTTTAACGAGATGATGGACCGCGTCGAGCGATTCGCCCAGATCAACCCCACCTCGCGCCACCTGCTCACCAACACGCCCCCCGCCATCACCGCCCGCCTCGCCGCCTTCGCCGCGAGCAAGCCGAAAAAGCGTACCCCGAGCGACGGGTAA
- a CDS encoding acyl-CoA dehydrogenase family protein: protein MTANPLALLSQLDLEAVARVSEKVDLPALLSAASKMSDGQLRQLSRLVTGGTSEPQTLPAPNADFFGLMDTLSAEQREVAGRVRAFMHAEVAPIMNEYWNRDEFPHQIIPKLRELDLIRRIWREDGSRQPDATVMEGLITLEACKVDVSTAVFFGVHAGLALASVALGGSAAQKAEWLPKMMDLEAIGAFGLTEPEGGSQVSQGMRTTCKRDGNSWILRGQKKWIGNSTFSDFTVIWARDVDGGEVRGFIVRAGTPGYSVEKIEGKTALRIVQNGLITLDDCRVPDADRLQETQGWRTTAEVLRLTRTGVAWQGVGCAAGAYELALAYAQERKQFGKRIGEFQLIQNHLVHMLGNVTAMFTMCLHLSHLTDAGKMHDEHAALAKVFTAAHCRATVALARETFGGNGILLEHGVAKHFADTEAIYSYEGTNEINTLVVGRAITGLSAFV from the coding sequence ATGACTGCCAATCCGCTGGCCCTACTGTCGCAGCTCGACCTCGAAGCCGTCGCGCGGGTAAGTGAGAAGGTGGACCTGCCGGCCCTGCTGAGCGCCGCGTCGAAGATGAGCGACGGGCAGCTCCGGCAGCTCTCGCGCCTCGTCACGGGCGGGACCTCGGAGCCCCAGACCCTGCCGGCGCCGAACGCCGACTTTTTCGGCCTGATGGACACGCTCAGCGCCGAGCAGCGCGAGGTGGCGGGCAGGGTGCGCGCCTTCATGCACGCCGAGGTCGCGCCGATCATGAACGAGTACTGGAACCGCGACGAGTTCCCGCATCAGATCATTCCTAAACTCCGCGAACTCGACCTGATTCGGCGCATCTGGCGCGAGGACGGCAGCCGTCAACCCGACGCCACCGTGATGGAGGGCCTGATTACCCTCGAAGCCTGCAAGGTGGACGTGAGCACCGCCGTCTTCTTCGGCGTGCACGCCGGGCTCGCGCTCGCCAGCGTCGCGCTCGGAGGCAGCGCGGCGCAGAAAGCCGAGTGGCTGCCGAAGATGATGGATCTGGAGGCCATCGGTGCCTTCGGCCTCACCGAACCCGAGGGCGGCTCGCAGGTGAGTCAGGGGATGCGGACCACCTGCAAACGTGACGGTAACAGCTGGATTCTGCGCGGACAGAAGAAGTGGATCGGCAACTCGACCTTTTCCGATTTCACCGTGATCTGGGCGCGCGACGTGGACGGCGGCGAGGTGCGCGGCTTCATCGTGCGCGCGGGCACGCCCGGCTACTCGGTGGAAAAGATCGAGGGCAAAACCGCCCTGCGCATCGTGCAAAACGGCCTGATCACCCTCGACGACTGCCGGGTGCCCGACGCGGACCGCCTCCAGGAAACGCAGGGCTGGCGCACGACCGCCGAGGTGCTGCGTCTGACCCGCACGGGCGTCGCCTGGCAGGGCGTGGGCTGCGCCGCCGGGGCCTACGAACTCGCGCTGGCCTACGCGCAGGAGAGAAAGCAGTTCGGCAAGCGCATCGGCGAGTTTCAACTCATCCAGAACCACCTCGTCCACATGCTCGGCAACGTCACGGCGATGTTCACGATGTGCCTGCACCTCTCGCACCTCACCGATGCCGGCAAGATGCACGACGAGCACGCCGCACTCGCCAAGGTGTTCACGGCGGCGCACTGCCGCGCGACGGTGGCGCTCGCCCGCGAGACGTTCGGCGGCAACGGCATCCTGCTCGAACACGGCGTCGCCAAGCATTTTGCCGACACCGAGGCGATCTACTCATATGAGGGCACCAACGAGATCAACACGCTGGTGGTGGGCCGCGCGATCACAGGGCTGAGCGCCTTCGTGTGA
- a CDS encoding alpha/beta fold hydrolase: MTEPAPLSTPPPPPRRRQPALPPRVKLWLTALLSLASGYLISLAQDAAVRPPLVLGQDAISTPQSRGARVTLERDPQSFINIQPAQGEASTLLVLYPGGLVRPQAYEWLGRALAAQGVQTVIPVFPFDLAVTGAERAEGLIARFGEGKRVILAGHSLGGAMAAQYSALRPERIDGLILMAAYPAPNVDLREASFPVLSLLAEHDGVAQAAAVRGGLDRLPPGTRLSVLPGAVHSFFGRYGPQRGDGVPTVSRADAEAQIVREVERFVAGVGQD, from the coding sequence ATGACCGAGCCTGCTCCCCTCTCCACACCACCTCCACCGCCCCGACGGCGCCAGCCCGCTTTGCCGCCGCGCGTGAAGCTCTGGCTGACCGCGCTGCTCTCGCTCGCCTCGGGCTACCTGATTTCGCTGGCGCAAGACGCCGCCGTGCGCCCGCCGCTCGTGCTCGGCCAGGACGCGATTTCGACGCCGCAAAGCCGGGGGGCGCGCGTGACGCTGGAGCGTGACCCGCAGAGCTTCATCAACATTCAGCCCGCGCAGGGTGAGGCGAGCACGCTGCTCGTGCTGTATCCGGGCGGGCTCGTGCGTCCGCAGGCGTACGAGTGGCTCGGGCGCGCGCTCGCAGCCCAGGGCGTGCAGACGGTGATTCCGGTCTTTCCCTTCGACCTCGCGGTGACGGGCGCAGAGCGGGCCGAGGGCCTGATCGCGCGCTTCGGGGAGGGCAAACGGGTGATTCTCGCGGGGCATTCGCTCGGCGGGGCGATGGCCGCGCAGTACAGCGCCCTGCGTCCGGAGCGGATCGACGGTCTGATCCTGATGGCGGCCTACCCAGCGCCGAACGTCGATCTGCGGGAGGCGAGCTTTCCCGTCCTCTCACTCCTGGCCGAACACGACGGTGTGGCGCAGGCTGCCGCCGTGCGCGGCGGACTCGACCGGCTGCCGCCCGGCACGCGCCTGAGCGTCCTGCCCGGCGCCGTCCACTCCTTTTTCGGGCGCTACGGCCCGCAGCGCGGCGATGGGGTGCCGACGGTCAGCCGCGCCGATGCCGAGGCGCAGATCGTGCGCGAGGTGGAGCGCTTCGTCGCCGGGGTGGGCCAGGACTGA